GGCCCCGACGAGTGGCAGTTCCACGATGCGGGCCACAGCGATCTCGGGTGGCGCGAGAAGGAGGACGGGGCCACCAAGACCCGCGTCGTCGACGGTGCCTGCATCTTCCTGAACAGGCCCGGATTCCCGGCCGGGGACGGCTGCGCACTGCACCAGCACGCCGTGCTGACCGGTGTACCGCCCCACACGATCAAACCGGACGTGTGCTGGCAGCTGCCCCTGCGACGTACCTTCCGTACCGTCGAACGCACCGATGACACGTCCTACCTGGAGGTCTCCATCGGCGAGTACGAGCGCAGCGGGTGGGGCCCGGGCGGGCATGACCTGGACTGGTACTGCTCCTCCAATCCGCAGGCGCACGTCGGCACCGAGCCGGTCTACGTGTCCGAATCGGGTGAGCTGCGGCATCTGATGGGTGATGCGGGATATGACCTGCTGGCCACCCACTGCGAGGCGCATCTGGCGCTCGTGGCAGCCGCCTCGGCAATGCCCGGCCACCGCTCGCTGCTACCCCTGCTGATGCACCCGGCGACGCTGGCTGCGCGCGGCTGTCGGTAGCAGCACCTACCGTCCTGCGTATGCCGTCCGCCACGACCCGTCGCAAACCGCCCGCGCCGAGCTACCGCTGCACCGAGTGCGGCTGGACGGCGATCAAGTGGGTCGGGCGGTGCGGGGAATGTCAGGCCTGGGGCACGGTGGAGGAAGTCGGCCAGGCCGGGGTCCACACCACCGCGGCAAGCGTGCTCGATCGGCCCGCTGTACCCATCGGTGAGGTCGACGGGTCGCAGGCGACTGCCCGGCCCACCGGAGTCAGCGAATTCGACCGGGTGCTGGGCGGCGGGCTGGTCCCCGGCGCCGTCGTCCTGGTTGCCGGCGAGCCCGGCATCGGCAAATCCACCCTGCTGCTGGATGTCGCCGCGCGCGCCGCGCGCACCCCGCGCAAGGTGCTCTACGTCAGCGGCGAGGAATCCGCAGCCCAGGTGCGGGTACGCGCCGAGCGCATCGAAGCGCTGGCCCGCACGCTCTACCTCGCCAGCGAGACCGACCTCGCGACTGTTCTCGCGCAGGTCGACCAGGTCGCTCCCGAGCTGCTCATCATCGACTCCGTGCAGACGATCGGGTCCGCCGATCTACCCGGCGCCCCCGGCAATGTCGCGCAGGTCCGCGAGGTCGCGGCAGCGATCATCCAGGTCGCCAAGCAACGCGGTATCAGCGTGCTGCTCGTCGGGCACGTCACCAAGGACGGCTCGATCGCCGGGCCTCGCGTGCTGGAGCACCTGGTCGACGTCGTCATCCAGTTCGAGGGCGAACGGCACTCCCGCCTGCGCCTCGTACGCGCCGCCAAGAACCGTTACGGGCCCACCGACGAGGTGGGGTGCTTCGACCTGTCCGACGTCGGCATCGTCGGGCTGCCGGATCCGAGCGGGCTGTTCCTGACGCGCCGCGAGCAACCCGTCCCGGGTACCTGCGTCACCGTCACGCTCGAGGGCCGCCGGCCGCTGGTGACCGAAGTGCAGGCCCTGATGGTCGAGGGATCGCCGGGTAACCCGCGCCGCACGACCAGCGGCATCGACTCTTCGCGGGCGGCGATGATCCTGGCAGTGCTGGACCGCCGCGCCGGTCTGCCGGTATCCCGCAGCGACTGCTACCTGTCCACTGTCGGCGGGGTGCGCCTGAGCGAACCGGCCGCAGACCTGGCGATTGCGCTCGCCATTGCCAGCGGTGTCATCGACCGCCCGGTCGGCAACGACACCCTCGCTGTCGGCGAGGTCGGCCTGGCCGGTGAGATACGCGCCGTGTCCGGGGTCGCCCGACGGCTCGCCGAGGCCTGGCGCATCGGTTTTCGCAACGCCGTCATCCCGGCTGGTTCGCTCGCGGGTGAAGCCGCGCCGGAGGGTATGCGGGTATTCGAAGTGAACGACGTCTCAGAGGCCGTCCGCCTCATCGGAAACGCTGACCTTCGCGCGAAGCAATAGATCGCGCGAAGCAGTGGAAATACTGCAATAGAATTCGGCCTGTGCCATCCCCCGAGGAACAGCTGATGCGCGAAACGCTGGCTGACGCTGCCCCCGGCACTCAACTACGCGACGCCCTGGAGCGCATCCTGCGCGGTCGCACCGGTGCATTGATCGTGGTCGGTAACGACGAGGTCGTCGAATCCATCAGTACCGGCGGCTTCCCCATCGACATCCCGTTCTCCTCGACCCGGGTACGCGAGTTGGCCAAGATGGACGGCGCGATCGTGCTGGACTCCAACGTCAGCCGGATCATCAGTGCGGCCGTCCAACTCGTGCCCGACCCGACCATCCAGACGCGCGAATCCGGCACCCGGCACCGCACGGCGGAGCGGGTAGCGAAGCAGACCGGCCTACCCGTCATCTCGGTCAGTCAGTCGATG
This portion of the Dermatophilaceae bacterium Sec6.4 genome encodes:
- the radA gene encoding DNA repair protein RadA, which gives rise to MPSATTRRKPPAPSYRCTECGWTAIKWVGRCGECQAWGTVEEVGQAGVHTTAASVLDRPAVPIGEVDGSQATARPTGVSEFDRVLGGGLVPGAVVLVAGEPGIGKSTLLLDVAARAARTPRKVLYVSGEESAAQVRVRAERIEALARTLYLASETDLATVLAQVDQVAPELLIIDSVQTIGSADLPGAPGNVAQVREVAAAIIQVAKQRGISVLLVGHVTKDGSIAGPRVLEHLVDVVIQFEGERHSRLRLVRAAKNRYGPTDEVGCFDLSDVGIVGLPDPSGLFLTRREQPVPGTCVTVTLEGRRPLVTEVQALMVEGSPGNPRRTTSGIDSSRAAMILAVLDRRAGLPVSRSDCYLSTVGGVRLSEPAADLAIALAIASGVIDRPVGNDTLAVGEVGLAGEIRAVSGVARRLAEAWRIGFRNAVIPAGSLAGEAAPEGMRVFEVNDVSEAVRLIGNADLRAKQ